One window of the Lytechinus variegatus isolate NC3 chromosome 3, Lvar_3.0, whole genome shotgun sequence genome contains the following:
- the LOC121411237 gene encoding uncharacterized protein LOC121411237 has translation MAGHMPGASSGSQEALNSMISQLQSKVKSNDAVQSQNRKKISHLQEENALLKRENSALKDKISSLEKEMGHLKIAVGRETDQANLWLNTKAMSKHPGGSHNFGTNEIPTALSSPDLTGHPKGSSAPTRIKEQSKFCEEIFENKLSSCLEVKNLLQDLAAYIGKSLAQHGEAQTRESNLKLEVRNWHDASKYLLQFFALLQGIVISLGNDDDSVAPAWLNMALGSETDRSVRQQVYKIWRLMHWNIHHLLNNSGKPPAKSQSKIDEWFVKEMDKCMGNDDVASAVAKLLKSVSKNLGIVEEQVVEGLSMSISMETEEVSSGVSSSDSSISSAIPAEDLWTFRSLFQKLVEKIDHLCFNLGKSQNLDDVDEMERDMYLPQREALENYDLGNLLRLMSSTIHSLSQEVVSINAERGLCQRCGHDNGIESNGDRINDHTMLSQRRQGQLPTGFNSAGPSGLKSRETASQATKMPLPPSFTLMTGGAMPKMPVAVRPPQGTFHGIRGPLPPKQLTVLQNSNPHARSKSDTFLSPQQKKVMDQSLLSKPSSLDSVFKRQSMPLGVSTSPPSEIFSRRFAEHSSDSDDDFPVRGPPDTPPEVRSFEHLLIGENSIATSSESSGKIDKLGAFSKYAMQSASQPRDNVALYDRKLPLSQVQQCTGDNSGTTQDMLLPSSVQWSSVQFKDGGMASPTLGAMSQLNTAQQRSQHVNYFSAIPQDSSLSTYTEDLERDGLETLTNFSNPSPKEGRVCPVCNMLFPDYVPMQAVQSHINLHFDESPGSFEVVADNYENK, from the exons ATGGCTGGACATATGCCAGGTGCCTCGTCGGGTTCCCAAGAAGCTCTAAACTCGATGATAAGTCAGCTCCAAagtaaagtaaaatcaaatgaTGCAGTGCAGTctcaaaacagaaagaaaatatcacatcTTCAAGAAGAGAATGCTTTGTTAAAAAGGGAGAATTCTGCATTAAAAGATAAGATCTCTTcacttgaaaaagaaatgggGCATCTGAAGATAGCAGTTGGAAGGGAAACAGATCAGGCGAATCTTTGGCTAAACACAAAAGCTATGTCTAAGCATCCAGGAGGATCACATAACTTTGGTACCAATGAGATACCAACAGCATTGTCATCTCCAGATTTAACTGGACACCCTAAAGGCAGTTCTGCCCCTACCAGGATTAAGGAGCAGTCTAAATTTTGTGAAGAGATATTTGAAAACAAGCTTTCAAGTTGCTTAGAAGTCAAAAACTTATTACAAGATCTTGCAGCTTACATCGGTAAGTCATTAGCTCAACATGGTGAGGCACAGACCAGAGAATCCAACCTGAAATTGGAAGTCAGAAACTGGCATGATGCTTCCAAATATTTATTGCAATTCTTTGCTCTACTCCAGGGCATTGTCATAAGTTtaggaaatgatgatgatagtgttgCTCCTGCTTGGTTAAATATGGCACTCGGGAGTGAGACTGACAGGTCTGTCAGGCAACAAGTATACAAAATATGGAGACTAATGCATTGGAACATCCATCACTTGCTCAACAACAGTGGTAAACCTCCAGCAAAGTCACAATCAAAGATTGACGAATGGTTTGTCAAGGAGATGGACAAATGTATGGGAAATGATGACGTAGCGTCAGCAGTTGCCAAACTTCTGAAATCAGTTTCAAAGAACCTTGGCATTGTTGAGGAACAAGTTGTCGAAGGCCTCTCGATGTCAATTTCAATGGAGACAGAAGAGGTGTCTTCAGGTGTATCGAGTAGCGATTCATCAATTTCCTCTGCAATTCCAGCAGAAGACCTCTGGACATTCAGAAGTCTCTTTCAGAAACTTGTAGAGAAGATTGATCATTTGTGTTTCAATCTTGGTAAATCCCAGAATCTTGATGACGTGGATGAAATGGAGAGGGACATGTACCTTCCCCAGAGAGAGGCTCTTGAGAATTATGACCTTGGGAACTTGCTCAGGCTGATGAGTTCCACTATTCATAGTCTTAGCCAGGAGGTAGTGTCAATAAATGCTGAGAGAGGACTTTGTCAGAGATGTGGACATGATAATGGCATTGAATCAAATGGTGATAGAATCAATG ATCATACAATGCTGAGTCAGAGGAGACAAGGACAGTTACCAACTGGATTCAATTCTGCTGGACCCTCCGGTCTCAAGAGCAGAGAGACAGCTAGCCAGGCCACTAAGATGCCTCTTCCTCCCAGTTTCACATTGATGACAGGTGGTGCAATGCCAAAGATGCCAGTAGCAGTACGGCCTCCCCAAGGGACGTTTCATGGGATTAGAGGTCCATTGCCTCCAAAACAGCTTACTGTTCTTCAGAATAGCAATCCTCATGCCAGGTCTAAATCAGATACATTTCTTTCACCCCAGCAAAAGAAGGTCATGGACCAGTCTTTGCTCTCCAAACCCAGCAGCCTTGACAGCGTATTTAAGAGACAAAGCATGCCCCTTGGTGTCAGTACTTCCCCACCATCAGAAATATTCAGTCGTAGATTTGCAGAGCATTCTTCAGATTCAGATGATGATTTTCCAGTTCGTGGACCACCGGATACACCTCCTGAAGTGAGATCATTTGAGCATCTGCTGATCGGTGAAAACAGCATTGCCACCTCTTCAGAATCTTCAGGTAAAATAGACAAATTAGGGGCATTTTCAAAGTATGCAATGCAGAGTGCCTCTCAGCCTAGGGACAATGTCGCTCTTTATGATAGAAAGTTACCTTTGAGTCAAGTTCAACAGTGTACAGGTGACAACAGTGGTACAACCCAAGACATGCTGTTACCATCATCTGTTCAATGGAGTAGTGTACAATTTAAGGATGGTGGCATGGCTTCTCCAACGCTAGGAGCCATGAGTCAGCTGAACACTGCCCAGCAAAGGTCTCAGCATGTGAACTACTTCAGTGCCATCCCCCAAGATAGCTCACTAAGCACATATACTGAAGATCTCGAAAGAGATGGTTTGGAAACTCTGACAAATTTCTCAAATCCATCGCCCAAAGAAGGGAGGGTTTGTCCTGTTTGCAATATGCTATTCCCAGACTATGTACCAATGCAAGCTGTTCAGAGCCACATAAATTTACACTTTGATGAAAGTCCAGGTAGCTTTGAGGTAGTTgctgataattatgaaaataaatga